In Gemmatimonas sp., one genomic interval encodes:
- a CDS encoding nuclear transport factor 2 family protein gives MLRRFRPSVALPLVMFLAASAVSPVRALQAQAPASSTLAADTKAVMAVITRLFDGMRKGDSSMVRSVFDSRVRMITVTSRGGVRRTTVENGADNFAKAVGTPHADVWDERIANEKVFIDGDLASVWVDYAFFAGAKFSHCGVDHFLLVRGEGGAWSILELADTRRTTGCEQWTKPS, from the coding sequence ATGTTGCGTCGTTTTCGTCCGTCCGTTGCCCTGCCGCTCGTCATGTTCCTTGCCGCGAGTGCCGTGTCACCCGTTCGCGCCCTGCAGGCGCAGGCGCCGGCCAGCAGCACCCTCGCTGCCGACACCAAGGCCGTCATGGCGGTCATCACTCGCTTGTTCGATGGCATGCGGAAGGGGGATTCGAGCATGGTACGGTCGGTCTTCGACAGCCGTGTGCGCATGATCACGGTGACCAGCCGTGGCGGGGTGCGACGCACGACGGTGGAGAACGGCGCCGACAACTTCGCGAAGGCGGTGGGAACGCCGCACGCCGATGTGTGGGATGAGCGCATCGCCAACGAAAAGGTGTTCATCGACGGCGATCTGGCGTCGGTGTGGGTGGACTACGCCTTCTTTGCCGGCGCAAAGTTCTCACACTGCGGCGTGGACCACTTTCTGCTCGTGCGCGGCGAAGGCGGGGCCTGGTCCATCCTCGAACTCGCCGACACGCGCCGCACGACGGGATGCGAGCAGTGGACGAAGCCGTCGTGA
- a CDS encoding CotH kinase family protein, with amino-acid sequence MGRFPTMQIVTTGSAPITSRETYVGGTWRLIGPDSALLRDGSLEVRGRGNSTWSMPKKPYRLRLTTGAELLGMPSNRHWALLANYADKTLLRNDLVFDLARRMGWSYVPRSRFVHLQLNGRYEGVYQLTEHIRVDASRVNIPELRVADTSATAITGGYLLEVDELYGEDFCWNTSRVRMPVCAKSPETLRQPGWERQQRYITGYFTDLENALFGPSFADPVTGYAAYIDVPSAVDYFLVNELVKNVDGNLRRSTFLTKPRGGKLYFGPLWDFDITLGNVNYGGADAVTGWQIRTAPWFARLWQDPAFVQRVKLRWQQIRNDGTLGSWRQAIVARWDYMSVEQRRNFERWPILDSWVWPNRVVTGSYNGEMAAMQEWLTARTNWLDDQLRP; translated from the coding sequence GTGGGACGCTTTCCCACCATGCAGATCGTCACCACCGGCAGCGCGCCCATCACCTCGCGCGAGACCTACGTGGGCGGTACCTGGCGGCTCATCGGGCCCGACTCGGCGCTGTTGCGAGACGGCAGCCTCGAGGTGCGCGGACGTGGCAACTCCACCTGGTCGATGCCCAAGAAGCCGTATCGCCTGCGGCTCACCACCGGGGCCGAACTGCTCGGCATGCCCAGCAACCGTCATTGGGCGCTGCTGGCCAACTACGCCGACAAGACGCTGCTGCGCAACGATCTGGTGTTCGACCTCGCGCGGCGCATGGGATGGAGCTACGTGCCGCGGTCGCGATTCGTGCACCTGCAGCTCAATGGGCGCTACGAGGGCGTCTACCAGTTGACGGAGCACATCCGCGTCGATGCCAGTCGCGTGAACATCCCCGAGTTGCGCGTTGCCGATACCTCGGCGACCGCCATCACCGGCGGCTACCTGCTCGAGGTCGACGAGCTGTACGGCGAAGACTTCTGCTGGAACACGTCGCGCGTGCGCATGCCGGTGTGCGCCAAAAGTCCGGAGACGCTGCGGCAGCCGGGGTGGGAGCGGCAGCAGCGGTACATCACCGGCTACTTCACCGACCTCGAGAACGCGCTGTTCGGGCCGTCCTTCGCCGACCCCGTCACGGGCTACGCAGCGTACATCGACGTGCCGTCGGCGGTGGATTACTTCCTGGTGAACGAACTGGTGAAGAACGTGGACGGCAACCTGCGCCGCAGCACGTTCCTCACCAAGCCACGCGGCGGCAAGCTGTACTTCGGACCGCTCTGGGACTTCGACATCACGCTGGGGAACGTGAACTACGGCGGCGCCGATGCGGTAACCGGCTGGCAGATTCGCACGGCGCCCTGGTTTGCGCGACTCTGGCAGGATCCGGCTTTCGTCCAGCGGGTGAAGCTACGCTGGCAGCAGATCCGCAACGATGGCACCCTCGGCAGCTGGCGACAGGCCATTGTGGCGCGGTGGGACTACATGAGCGTGGAGCAGCGCCGCAACTTCGAGCGCTGGCCCATCCTCGACAGCTGGGTGTGGCCCAACCGCGTGGTCACCGGCAGCTACAACGGCGAAATGGCCGCCATGCAGGAATGGCTCACCGCCCGCACCAACTGGCTGGACGACCAGCTGCGTCCCTGA
- a CDS encoding M28 family peptidase: MNSTRSLTAAVLLALTAGLPLSAQDRAATKATNVRTTGRVWSDEGPATWAPRPTEQAITANDLRTRLYQFADDSMLGRRVGEVGNYKGTEYIAREFKRLGLKPAGDSGGYFQTLPFGPSGFDAATARLAVGGRALTTKKEWVPTVPSVLNGFGPAMKLDGVPAIYAGQWGDSTALIDPSAVRGKVIVFSAAPAAGRVAASVGAPTSFVSCTDVPDKFGANAAIAEEARQRANPSAPPPRRGVPTMLRDPRATGAGALGVLVIGLDDMAPQQIDAAFAQPMSMRPAQPLNANAPGAATISRAVAEQIFGKPVSALRVGDTGAPISADFRHAWRLSPYPARNVIAVLPGSDPKLASEYVLVGAHNDHVGVNPVVVDHDSVRAYNMVVRRQGSNDPVCTPTAEQQRTIDSLIARARSIRPVRRDSIMNGADDDGSGTVVLLELAEKFAREKTGRSLVFISHQGEEGGLLGSRWFTDNPTIPLSQIVAAHNMDMVGKGRNWQVKYGGPNSVQMLGARRLSREFGDIIDSVNANSPEPMAIDKSWDVPANPLNRFCRSDQVNYVRKDIPVVYMSLGYAVDYHQHTDEPRYIDYDHAARLGRFVHSVMGAVANRPNKPAIAGPDPTMPTCNR; encoded by the coding sequence GTGAACTCCACACGTTCTCTCACCGCGGCCGTGCTGCTTGCGCTGACGGCTGGCCTGCCGCTCTCCGCTCAGGATCGTGCCGCCACGAAGGCGACCAACGTGCGCACGACCGGGCGCGTCTGGTCCGACGAAGGGCCCGCCACCTGGGCCCCGCGCCCCACGGAACAGGCGATCACCGCCAACGACCTGCGCACGCGTCTCTACCAGTTCGCCGACGACTCCATGCTGGGGCGGCGCGTCGGTGAGGTGGGCAACTACAAGGGCACCGAGTACATCGCCCGCGAGTTCAAGCGCCTCGGCCTCAAGCCCGCTGGCGACAGTGGCGGCTACTTCCAGACGCTGCCCTTCGGCCCTAGCGGGTTCGACGCCGCCACGGCGCGCCTCGCGGTGGGTGGCCGCGCCCTGACCACGAAGAAGGAGTGGGTGCCCACGGTCCCGTCGGTACTCAACGGTTTCGGCCCAGCCATGAAGCTCGACGGCGTGCCGGCGATCTATGCCGGACAGTGGGGCGACTCCACCGCGCTGATCGACCCGAGCGCCGTGCGCGGCAAGGTCATCGTCTTCAGCGCGGCACCGGCCGCGGGGCGTGTCGCCGCCAGTGTGGGCGCCCCAACCAGCTTCGTGAGCTGCACCGACGTGCCGGACAAGTTCGGGGCCAACGCCGCCATCGCCGAGGAGGCGCGCCAGCGGGCGAATCCCAGTGCCCCGCCGCCACGCCGCGGGGTGCCCACCATGTTGCGTGATCCGCGAGCCACGGGCGCGGGTGCCCTGGGGGTGCTCGTGATCGGACTCGACGACATGGCACCACAGCAGATCGACGCCGCCTTCGCACAGCCCATGTCCATGCGTCCGGCGCAGCCACTCAATGCGAACGCTCCGGGCGCGGCCACCATCTCGCGGGCGGTGGCTGAACAGATCTTCGGCAAGCCGGTGAGCGCCCTGCGGGTCGGCGATACCGGTGCTCCCATTTCCGCCGACTTCCGTCACGCCTGGCGTCTCTCACCGTACCCGGCGCGCAATGTCATTGCCGTGCTCCCCGGCAGCGACCCCAAGCTGGCCAGCGAGTACGTGCTGGTTGGTGCACACAACGACCATGTGGGCGTGAATCCGGTGGTGGTGGACCACGACTCCGTACGGGCGTACAACATGGTGGTGCGCCGGCAGGGCTCGAATGACCCGGTGTGCACCCCGACCGCCGAGCAGCAGCGCACGATCGACTCGCTCATCGCCCGCGCCCGCAGCATTCGCCCCGTGCGCCGCGACAGCATCATGAACGGGGCCGACGATGACGGATCGGGCACGGTGGTGCTGCTCGAGCTCGCCGAGAAGTTCGCGCGCGAGAAGACCGGGCGGTCGCTCGTCTTCATTTCGCATCAGGGTGAGGAAGGCGGGCTGCTCGGCTCGCGCTGGTTCACCGACAACCCCACCATCCCGTTGTCGCAGATCGTCGCGGCGCACAACATGGACATGGTGGGGAAGGGACGAAACTGGCAGGTGAAGTACGGCGGCCCCAATTCGGTGCAAATGCTGGGCGCGCGTCGCCTGTCACGGGAGTTCGGCGACATCATCGACTCCGTGAATGCCAACAGTCCGGAGCCCATGGCCATCGACAAGAGCTGGGATGTGCCTGCGAATCCGCTCAACCGGTTCTGCCGCAGTGACCAGGTGAACTACGTGCGCAAGGACATCCCGGTGGTGTACATGTCGCTGGGCTATGCCGTGGACTACCACCAGCACACGGATGAGCCGCGCTACATCGACTACGATCATGCCGCGCGACTGGGGCGCTTCGTGCACAGCGTGATGGGCGCGGTGGCCAACCGTCCCAACAAACCGGCCATCGCCGGCCCGGATCCCACCATGCCGACGTGCAATCGGTAG